A segment of the Nitrosopumilus sp. genome:
TATGTTTCAGCATCCATCATTTCACAAATTGCGGTAACGGGTGTTAAACCTGCAACTTGTGCTAAATATACAGACATTTCTGTATGTCCTTGACGTGCAGCTAGCAAGTCTTTTGATGCAATCAACAACGGAACATGCCCAGGAGTCTTAAAAGAGGATGCAAATTTCTTTTGTTTATTTTCAACATTAAAAATTTTAGCCATTTCACTAATTGTTAATGCCCGGTCTTTATCAGTAACTCCAGTGTATGTTTGGTAATGATTTACAGACAATGAAAAAGTTGGATAATCACCGTAAGGAGCTAATCCCATGATCATTTCTTTGTTTGAGATGGATGAATTGGAAAGAATTTCATGCATGTATTGTAATTCAAGGGATGTTGCAAGGTTATGATCAAGTGCAACACACAACAGTCCACCAGCATACTGACGCATCCTTGCAATATGTTCAGGCGTAACAAATTCTGCCGCCACCACCATGTCAATTTCATTTTCTCGTCCAGCAGAATCAAATAACAGTACAAATTCACCGTGTTTCAAAGACTCTAATGCAGATTCAAGCGACATACCGGGGAGAAAAATTTTCTAATTATAAAGTTTACTTAAAAATTGGTAATTACCACTAAAATGGTAAAGAATTAGCCTTATTTTAGAATATATTTTCCGAGAATATCAGTTTCAATATTAACTTTATCGCCCACTTTTTTGCTATGAAAGTTTGTAACGTCAATAGTATGAGGAATCAATGAAACAGATGCAAGTGTATTTTTAACATCAACTAGAGTCAGACTAATTCCATCCATTGCAATAGAGCCTTTTTTTACAACATATTTTGACAGTTTTTTAGGAACTTCAAACCAAACTTGAACCTCTTTAGGCTTTTTTAGAATTTTTTTAATCACGGCTACACCATCTACATGACCCAAAACAAAATGTCCTTCTAATCGCTCACCAGCTTTTAAACTTCGTTCAACATTTACAATTCCTCCAATTTTTAAATTACCAAGATCTGTTTTCTTTGTTGTCTCCTCTATCATTTCAAAGATACAGCTTGATTTAGTTAATTTAGTTGCAGTAAGACAGACTCCATTCAAAGCAACACTTTGTCCAATTTTTAGTCCCTTTGCATGCTTACCAAGATTGACAGTCATTTGAATTGCACTTCTATTTTTGGTATCTTTAGAAATTTTTTCGATTTTGCCAATACCTTCAACAATTCCGGTAAACATTAAGTCAATTATAGATTATACGTATAAAATCATTTAGAAAGAAGTTGTAATTTGTATGAACTCATTTGATATGTGCATCAACCACATATCTATTTTGTATCCAAGTTTTTAAATTCATTTTCACAGAATTGGTGAAAAACAGAGCATTTGTTGTTCTTGGCATCATTTTTAATTTTTTCCATATCTTTGTTAAGAATTCCCTGTGCTGCCAAAAACGAATTATCCTTCATCCCCAATTTTTCAAATAATCTGGATTTTGCAATAGATATTTCTTTTAATTCAGAGTCAATAATTTGAGCTCTATCATAATATTCAATTGAATCTTCAAAATTACCAAGATGGCTAAGAGAAATTGCCTTGTTCATTAAAGCAGTCACATCATTTGGATCTATCAGAAGAGACGTGTCATAATATTCAAGGGCATCCTGGTGACGATTTAATTCATTAAGAGACAGGCCCATGCTGTTTAAAGTCCAGATATCTTTTGGATTTGTCAGTAGAATTCGACCACACAATTCTAAAACTTGTTCATATTGTTTTAAACTTTCAAGGGCATAAATCTTATTTTTTAACGCATAGGTATCTGAATTTTTTATTTCCAGTACTTTATCACAAAAAACAATGGCCTCATCATATTTTTTTAAATGAATCAAAGACAATGAAATATTTTGTAGTGCTACCATGTCATCTGGGACTTTTTTTAGTAATTCTTTACAATAGTTATACAATTTATCGTATTTTCCAGCATTGAACATCATGGTGATTACGTTTGAAGGATCAAGCAGGTCAACCATTGTACTGTAAGCTGATTAAAGAACATCATTTTTAACATATTCTAATTTAACAAAAATGATTTGAGACATCAAGCCAATTTACAAGAATCTCAATAATTTCAATTGATATGTAGCAGTCACTTTACAAGTTCCAAAAGTGCTTTTGCTTGTTTGTAATGTACCTCATCTATCATTTTTCCATCAATGGTAGTGGCACCTTTTCCTTTCTTGGTGAATCCAGGATAGATTTCACATACTTTCTCAGCCCATAAAATTTCATTTTTATTTGGATGAAATAGCTTGTGTACAACTGAAATTTGGTCTGGGTGTATGACACTTTTTCCCGAATATCCGAGGCTTTTACCAGTTTTACAATCTTTTTCCAATCCTTTAGCATCTTTGAGATCCTGCCAAATGGCATCTATCGCGGCTACTCCAGCTGCATGGGCATCGACAGGTATCTTTCTTCTTGAATATTTAGATCCCTCAGAATCCTTGGTGTATTCTACTCCCAAGTCGTTTAACAAATCAAACACTCCAAAAACTACAGCAGAAATTCTTTTTCCAAATGACGCAATATCAAATGTGTTAACCACTCCTTCTGAGGACTCGATTGAAGGAATGATTTGAATGGGTTTTAGTTTACGTGTATTTTCCAGTTTGAATAACGCATTTTCGATCTTTTTCATTTCTTTGATGTTGTTTACCTTTGGAACAACAATTCCATCAATTCCTTTTTGAACTATTTCTTTGAGATCCAGAGAGATTTTTCCCGAAACTGGAGAATTTGTACGTACAAAAATCGAAGACTTGTAAGACTTTCTAGACTTTAGTGCCAGCTTGATTAGTTTTCGAGCATTAACCTTCTCGTCATCCGGAACAGAATCTTCAAGATCAAAACATACAATGTCAGCATTCAAGTTTTTAGCTTTTTCAAGAAACCTCGAATTGTTACCCGGAACAAAAATAAGGCTTCTGAAAAGCTGCGTCATTAAATAATTAGACGCCCTCTGGCTTCATTAAGATTTTTCCGAACATTCCTTTTCCGTTCAACATCTTTGTGTGAGCCTCAGCTGCTTGCTCAAAGGTATATGTTGAGTCAATTGCTGCTTTAATTTTTCCTTGACCCATCCAGTAAAGAGCTTGATCAAGTTCGGCTTTAGTTCCTTGTGTTGAACCCAAGATATTAGTTCCTTTAAAGAACACATGTCTGAGATCAGTCTTTGCATTGTAACCAGTGGTTGCTCCACACGAAACAAGAGTTGCACCGTACTTCAACAATTGTAATTGTTGATTCCAGTGTGTTTCACCAATGTGATCAAATGATAAATCAATTCCTGGAGCTTCACCCTTCCTCTTTGCAATTTCTTTTGAAATCTTGTAGACTTCCTTACTCCAATCATCTTTTCTATGATCTACAGCATAATCTGCTCCAAGTTCTAAACATTTGTCTAGTTTGTCAGGACTTGCAGTTGCAATTACATCACAGTTGTATAGCTTTGCGATTTGAATTCCAAAGCTTCCAACTCCAGAACCACCACCCATAATCAATACAGTTTGGCCAGGAGTAATCTTAGCTCTACCAACTAACATGTGCCAAGATGTAAGAATAGTCATTGATGCGGCAGCTGCCTCATCATATGAAACTCCTTCAGGTATTTTTGAAACGTTTACTTCAGGCAAATGAGTTACTTCTTGGAATGCTCCCCAAGTTGGGCCAGTTTGGAATCCCCAAATGGTTCTCTTAATACAATCAAATTCTCTACCGTCAGTACATGCCTTACATACTCTGCACGACATATTAGAATGAGAAACTACTTTATCTCCAACTTTGATATTTTTTACATCCTCACCAACTGCGATAACATCACCTGCAGCATCAGAGCCTGATACGTGTGGCAATGGAACTGCGACTGGAACTCCACGCATTCCCCAAATATCATTATAATTCAGAGCAGTGGACTTAACTTCAAAAACTACTTCATCTGACTTTGGTTTTGGGTCATCTATATCCTGGACTTTGAGGATTTTAGCATAATTATCATCTGGTGCGTATTCATTGTATACAACGGCTTTCATATAACAGTGAAATCCTTACCCATAATTATATTTTTTCCAGACTATATTCGATTTATCTTAAAATCACGTTTTGGTTGCTGCGTGGAGAGCAATATTTGCTTTAGTTGTTCGTCATTTATCTGACCTGGAATTTTTCCTTGAGTTGCCATTCCAATTAGGTATTGTTCAACCATATCAGACAGTTCAGGCTTGACCATTTTGATGTTGTTTAATCTCATTCTAGCCTCGGGTGAAAGAACTTGTTTCAGAATTTGTTCCTTTTGTGCGGCCAATTCATGATTGGTATTATTGTCATGCGGTGGTTCATTGGATTCTGGAAAGCTCATTTTAGATCTAAGAATATATTTTCAATAGATGATTCTCAACAATTAATTCCTTAAGAATCTCTGTTGATAATCTATCAAGTTTTTGCATCCCTTGTTTAGATATAATACGTCCTTTCTTCTCAACCTTTTCGAGATAGCCAAGTTTTTCCAATCCTTGAATTGCATTACGAATAATTGCGCCACCTGCATCTTTATGATGAGCAGCACCATATCCAGATGGCTTTCCACCACCATAGTCATTTCTTAAAGCATTAACTCCGATTGGACCGTTAAGGTAAATTTTTCTCATAATTGATGCACATCTTGTTTGCCACCATTCCCTATCTTGAGGTGGCTTATCTGCATGAGCTCCAGTCTTTACAAATGGAATCCACGAAGGTGCAGGAATATCTTCACTTCTTAAGACGTCAGCCAATCTTGTTATCAATACATCTGCTGGTACATCGTATACCTTTGCCATAAAGTCAAAAAATTGATAATCGTCTTATAAATCATTGAGGTATAATTTTGCGATAAGTATGCCCGCACAGATTACAGGAAATCCTGATCGCCTTGACAGATGCTCCCCCCAAACGAATTCTGGAATTGATTCCAGGGACAATAAAGGACTTGCATTTTTTGCAAAAGACCATCCTAAGATGATACGACATTCGGATTTTATGTCTGGTGCTGATTCTTCTGGCAAGAAAGGCTTGTCGTTGAGAAAGTGTGGGGTTTGTTCTTGCATTGGTAATTGCATTTTCAATAAGAATTTCCATTCTTTCGATTGCAATTTTTCTTACCCTAGGTTTCACAATGGTTTCTAAGAATACACCTAAAAATTGGTTCTGATAATAATGAAGTGATGCAGTCAGCGGGATTCGAACCCGCGTCACAGGGTTGGAAACCCCGAATACTAACCAGGCTATACTATGACTGCGATAGAATGCAGACTTTATTGCCTACATAAAAATGGTTTTTTCGCACTCATAAAGCATTCTGGCAATTACAACATGACCCTCAAATGATTCACCGCCAACAGAATAAAGATCTGTGATTTTGTTTTCAACTGAATCAGAGAAATGTCCTTTTTGGAATCCCCCAAATACAATGCAGGTGTCATCGACAATATCTGCAGCAATTTTTTCATATGTATTCTCATTTCCATTTATAGAAAAACCAATTATTTTTGATGGGTTAATTTCATCAACAAGTTCTGAGAACGTTTTATCTTCAATTTTTAATAACACGTCATTGTCAGATGTAATTTTTTTTTCTCTATACAGCTTTTCCATGACACCTGCAAATCGGTGATATGATTTAGGAACATGAACATTTTCTCCAAAAGATATTATTTTGTCATCAACTGTATGAACAAAAAGTCTCATCTTATTTTGGAAATATAACGGAATAGTCGTAGCTTCAAGAATTGAAAAATGTACCAGATCAGGCCTTCCTCTTTTAATTTCATTTTCAATTCCCTTCATGGCTGCAAAATGCCATGAATTATCCAACAGAATATCAGATGAGTCTTTTCCAAGCCGTCTTGCATGTGAAATGACTGACGGATGATGTCTTAATTCAGATGGAATCATCTCCAATGCAGATTCTGATAAAATTAAGGAAATCATTTTAATTTGTCATGTCAATTTGCCTTTCAAATTCATTCCAGCCAGGTTTATGGGTACCATCATTATTGATCAGTCCAGCATCACAGACGTATTTGTTTAATCTCTCAATCACGTGCTCACTTGATCCAAAGCTGGAACCTGTAACCGAAAGAGTGTCATCTACAATGTTCTGACCGTCAATCACACATGTCTCTTCAAGCCTGTCATATTGCCTATACCAAGTAATAAACTCCAATTCGGATTCATTTTCAGCATAAAACTCAAAGGATTTTTCCATAAATTCTGTTTGTTCAGATTCACTTCCTCCGACAAAATCAGATGTACTCCAACTAATCTCAAAAATTCCTACTTTTTTGTCACCTGCCAAATCAAATGCTTGTTGCAGATCTTCTTTTGCCTCTTGCGGAGTTTTAACAATATCATTTAGAATATCGACTGGAAAATAGGAAAACGCCACAAAATCACCGATAGTCAGATCGGTGACAATTGACTGTAAGTTTTTGTTGAGAACCTGATGCAATGCAAATGCATTTCCCATCTTTACATCAGGATGTTTTTCTTTAATTTTTTCATAGACTCCTGTGAACAATTCTTTGTATACAGGAATATTTTGTTCAGTGTATCTGAATTGGGATTCTGTCTCTCCAGCAAGAATTACGGTATCTACAATATCATATCGTGACAATACCGCATCAAGCACACTGACAACTCTGTCTTCTCCAATGGATTTCAAAGAGGGCTTTCCAATCCAATCTGGAAACGGTCCAAGTGTTTCACCGTTAATTATAGAAAAATATAGTGTAACCTTAAGATCATTTTTTTTGTTAAAGCTCATTAGCGCATCGGATTGTTGCCAGTCAAATTCTCCACGAACCGGTTCGATAAGATTCCAAAAGAGATAGACATTGCTTCTTCCAATTCCTGTAGTTGATGCCTCAGAATAGATTTGATCCAATTCCTGCAAGGTTGTAGATGGATTTGGAGAATTGATGACAAGGCCAACTTTTTCATTAGTGGGTTGAGGAATAGTTTCAAAACTTGGCAAGAAGAACATTGCAGATATTATAGCAATAATCACCGTGATAACAGCAATCATCACTAAAATTTTCTTGTCCACTTGAAATCAAAATGAAAGTACAGGTAAAAAAGTTATGATTTCCAATTAGAAAATAGGAAATTATCCCGATGTACACCCACTGTATCCGCATTCAATACACATGCTGCAACCCTCAACGAAGACCAAGTTGTTTTTACACGTCGGACACAGACGATCCTCTGAAACCTCTTCCACCTTTGCAGACTCGATTTTGATGTCCTCATCATGGACCTTCAATGCCAATGAAGCGGTGACCTGAGACAGAATGTATGGATTCGTAATGTTTGCAGTGATAAAGTCAGTCATGTACTTACTTGGAGTCACCTCAAACGTCTTTGTCGCATTTTCACTTGTCATGTGAAGAACCTGCTTGTGTCTGGAGCCGTCACGATACACAGTCATTCCCTTCAGCCCTATTTCGTGTGCCAGCAGATATGCGGATTTTACATCCTCCACTGTCACATCATAAGGCATGTTGATTGTCTTTGCAATCGCATTTCCAATCCAATCCTGCCATACGCCTTGAGCCATCAGATGATCAGCCCAGTGAATGTCCATTGCCGTAACAAAGACATCCTGCATCCATTGCGGAATTTCATCCAATCCCTTCAAGGAGCCATAGTTGTCTGCAATCTTTTCAAGAATTTCATCGGTGTAGAGTCCTTCTTCTTTGAGGGCCTCTTCAAGAATCTTGTTTGTATAGAAGAATCTTCCAACGGTGACTCTCTTTTCAAACACCAGTGCAAATGCAGGTTCCATTCCGTTTGAACAGTCGGCAATCATGGAAAGCGTGCCAGTTGGCGCCACAGTTGTAGTCAGCACATTTCGGATTCCATGTTTTTGGATTTTGTCAATTAGTGGATCCCACTCGTATGAATGAAAATCCTTGGATTTCTCATAGTATCCAGATACAGGGATCTTTCCTTCAGGATATTCTGTCTTTGAGCATAGAGGGAATTCGCCACGTGAACTGGCAAGTGCCACGCTCTCCTCCATTGAATAGTACGTCAGAGCTTCAGACAGCTTTGATTGCAATTCATATCCTTCTTTGGAATTGTATGGGATTTTTAGCCTGTACAAGAGATCTGCCCCTCCCATTACTCCCAGTCCGATTCTGCGTGACTCTTTTGAGGCCACGTTGATTTCTGGAACCGGATAATTATTCACATCGATGATATTGTCCAAGAATCTTGTCGTCTTGCGAATTATTTCCTCATAGCCCTGCCAATCAAACTCGTAGGATCCATCTGCTTGTCTCTTTGCAAGATTTACCAAGTTGATTGAGCCCAGATTGCAAGACTCGTACGGATAGAGACTCTGCTCGCCGCATGGATTGGTTGCTCTTAACGGTGCTTGTCTGGCCTTTGCAAATACGTTGTACTTGTTGATTTGATCAAAGAAAATCAGTCCGGGCTCAGCGCTTTTCCATGCAAACAACGCAATCAGATCAATTAGATGATGTGCATTGATTTCTTTTACAGGTTTTTTATCACGAGGACTGCGTAGTACATAGTTGCCATCAGTTGTATTTACAAGTGCATGCCAAAAGTCTTCCCAGATGCCGACACTTACGTTAAAGTTTTCCAAAACTCCAGGTTCTGTTTTGTTTGTAATGAATTTTTCAACGTCAGGATGCCATGCCTCTATAATTCCCATGTTTGCACCGCGTCTTTTTCCGCCTTGCTTGACGACTTCAGTTACAGTGTTAATGATGTTCATGAAGGATACAGGTCCTGAAGCAACACCGGATGTAGATGCAACAATGTCACCTTCTTCGCGAAGATCTGAATAGTTGATTCCAACCCCTCCACCGGACTTGAAGATTAATGCGGCATCAGAAGTTGACTTCATGATGTCTTCCATGCCGTCATTCATTCCAAGTACAAAGCATGCAGACAGCTGACCCAGTCTTCCGCCTGCATTCATCATGGTTGGTGAGTTTGGCAAAAAGTCTTGGCGCGTCATCATTTCATAGTATTCAGTGATTTTATCTGAATAGATCTCAAGTTTTTTTGCTGCCAGCAACGTCAGAAGATCCTTGAAGGTTATTTTCATCTGGCCTTTGTTTGCAAGGGCCACATAGTGATTGATCAGGGATCTAAAATGCCATTTGTTGAAGAAATAATCTCCGACCCTGAACTTGTAGTCAAAAGCATCTAGTTTTTCAAGATAAGATTTTGCCTCATCTACGTCTTGCTTGTTATTTCCAGATTTGTCAAATACCTGTGAATCGTAAAGCATGTCGCCAATGCCGACCAGAATTGCCACTCTTTCAAACATTTGAGTTGGAGACTCAATAATCTCACTCTTTCCATTTCTGAAAAGATATCTCGAAGCCAATACCCGAAGACAGTTCAGATCAAACTTCTTAGAGACCGGATCAAGGGCCTTGAGATTAAGCACCCTCATTTTTTCATCTCTTAGTTTTCTTCTCTCGTGCCTGTAGACGATGTATGCCTTTGCAATGTTGCTGTTGCCACTGTCAATCAGAGTTGACTCTACGATATCCTGAATATCCTCAACTGTAGGTACCCTGGAGCTTGTGAATCCCTGCTCTAATAGTTTGTTGACTACGTCTTCAGCTAGTTTGTCAGCTACGCCACGATCGGCTTTAGAGGTGGCAGCCAATGCCTGATAAATGGCATTTGAAATTTTATCTTTATTGAAAACCGTTACTGCGCCACTGCGCTTACGGATCTCATTGATCGTATTTTCTATCTGTGAATTGTCCATAATAATCTCCCCGACATGGATATGATCAATATGGCTATAAACTATTTGTCGAATTTTTCTGAAACATTGAACTGATTAAATTGACTACGCTACGATGTACATCAGAGTGGTGTCAAAGATGATAATCTTTGCACATTCACATGATGATCGCATGAAATTTCTTTTAATTTAGAGCCATTGAGAAAATATGCCATACCTAACAAGAATGACATAGTTTGCAAATTTTCATCACATTACATGAATCAAAGTAAACGGATCCAAAAACTGCAAATACATTTCTAATGAAGTTGCATTTTTGATACTTTTCCATAAAATCAGTGTATGTACATGGTTGGAAATAATGAACGATGATCGCAATATCTGGATCAGATCAAGAAAAAATAAAAACAAACATTACTGATTTTTTCATTCGTGAATTTCAGACAATATAAGGTGACTTGCATTTTGGACATTTGTCATCAAATGGCTCATCCTTGAAACCGCACTCCCCGCAAATTGCAATATTTCTTACAGGTTTGAAAGAAGGTACAAGCTCCGATGCTTTCTCGATTGATTTTTTGATTTCCTCAACTTTTGCATGCTTGTCGATGTCTAATGTCACAAGTAAACCTCCATTAAGTAATTTTGAAAGCTTGTTGCATTCAGAAATAGACTCACTTTTGAGAGTATAATCAGAAATTTCAGAAGCGTTAATTATCATTCCCTGTGAATAGAAATCAGCATCCATCAAATTCAGAGATGAATTTTTGCCGTATTTTGCGCCATCAAGAGTCGCAAAACGAGTAGACCCTTCAGTTTCAGTCATGGAAATAGCTACAGTATCACCCAATTCTTTGCCTTTTTTGGCACCAACATCAACTGCAGTCTCAATGACTTTGTGAAGAATGTCTCGTCCTGCCTTATTGTCTTGGAATCCAAGTATGTTAAAGACTGCCTCCTTGAGTCCTACCAAATTCACCACAAGAGATACGGAGCTTCTTTGCATGTACTGAGTATTCTTTGCAAGAATCGGATTAAGTCCCCTCCTCGTGAGATCTGAGATTTCTTTTTTTCTCTGTGTCATGGAAGCTAAGGCAGGCTTCAGAAGTAATGCCAGTCTTGCCCTGAAATAAGTTTCATCTTTGTTTGATTCAAATGCTAATCGTGGAAGATTTATTGAAACAGATTGTAGCGCAATGGAAAGTGGACTGGAAGTCTTTGTAGATCCGTTTGTAATTCCGTAACTTGACGTCTGGCCTTTTGCAAACATTACTTTTCCACCAATCAAAATTATTTCAGATAATGTCTGGGACACATCAGATACCTTTCCCTTATCGGCATCAATTATCAAACCAATTTTTGGAATCGGCGTAATTTTTGTATAATTTTTGTATGCATTAATAATTGAATTAATTATTTTTGCATCGGAACCCAATTGCAAACGAATTGAAACCCCAGTACTTGTTTTGTTATATTTGGAAGTTGTTGATGCAGTTGCAAATGCATTGGTTAATTTCTGTTCAAGTTCTGGTAAAGACTTAGAGTGCTTTGTAAATAATGAAACCAATCCATCAACGACAATTTCTTGTGAGGCTTCTTTTGAGAGAAGAGCAATAACTACAGACAGTGAACTTGTAATATCTTCAAGTTGTTTTGATGCAGGAATTCTTGATACATCAAGGTATTTTCCACCAAGATCAATTCCATCTTCTATCAATTCCTTGACATTGACAAATATCGTATCAGGGATCATTGACCAGATTCCAGGATTAGTAATGTGTAGATCCCCAGAAAGATGTGAATCTGCTACGTCTTTTGGCAATACATTTGTAAGAAGATGTTCTGCAAAGACCCTCTGGCCCGTATTAAACAACAGACCGTCAGCACCATTATCCACTTTATCCAGATTAGAAATCATCTCCTTGACATCATGTACGGGTAGACCTAGGCGTGCGAGTTTATTACGGTATTCCTCATGACCGTGTTCCAAGAGGACGGAATTCACCATTTCTCTAATTAATGAG
Coding sequences within it:
- a CDS encoding tetratricopeptide repeat protein: MVDLLDPSNVITMMFNAGKYDKLYNYCKELLKKVPDDMVALQNISLSLIHLKKYDEAIVFCDKVLEIKNSDTYALKNKIYALESLKQYEQVLELCGRILLTNPKDIWTLNSMGLSLNELNRHQDALEYYDTSLLIDPNDVTALMNKAISLSHLGNFEDSIEYYDRAQIIDSELKEISIAKSRLFEKLGMKDNSFLAAQGILNKDMEKIKNDAKNNKCSVFHQFCENEFKNLDTK
- a CDS encoding DNA-binding protein produces the protein MSFPESNEPPHDNNTNHELAAQKEQILKQVLSPEARMRLNNIKMVKPELSDMVEQYLIGMATQGKIPGQINDEQLKQILLSTQQPKRDFKINRI
- a CDS encoding RNase P subunit gives rise to the protein MKPRVRKIAIERMEILIENAITNARTNPTLSQRQAFLARRISTRHKIRMSYHLRMVFCKKCKSFIVPGINSRIRLGGASVKAIRISCNLCGHTYRKIIPQ
- a CDS encoding adenosylcobalamin-dependent ribonucleoside-diphosphate reductase, with product MDNSQIENTINEIRKRSGAVTVFNKDKISNAIYQALAATSKADRGVADKLAEDVVNKLLEQGFTSSRVPTVEDIQDIVESTLIDSGNSNIAKAYIVYRHERRKLRDEKMRVLNLKALDPVSKKFDLNCLRVLASRYLFRNGKSEIIESPTQMFERVAILVGIGDMLYDSQVFDKSGNNKQDVDEAKSYLEKLDAFDYKFRVGDYFFNKWHFRSLINHYVALANKGQMKITFKDLLTLLAAKKLEIYSDKITEYYEMMTRQDFLPNSPTMMNAGGRLGQLSACFVLGMNDGMEDIMKSTSDAALIFKSGGGVGINYSDLREEGDIVASTSGVASGPVSFMNIINTVTEVVKQGGKRRGANMGIIEAWHPDVEKFITNKTEPGVLENFNVSVGIWEDFWHALVNTTDGNYVLRSPRDKKPVKEINAHHLIDLIALFAWKSAEPGLIFFDQINKYNVFAKARQAPLRATNPCGEQSLYPYESCNLGSINLVNLAKRQADGSYEFDWQGYEEIIRKTTRFLDNIIDVNNYPVPEINVASKESRRIGLGVMGGADLLYRLKIPYNSKEGYELQSKLSEALTYYSMEESVALASSRGEFPLCSKTEYPEGKIPVSGYYEKSKDFHSYEWDPLIDKIQKHGIRNVLTTTVAPTGTLSMIADCSNGMEPAFALVFEKRVTVGRFFYTNKILEEALKEEGLYTDEILEKIADNYGSLKGLDEIPQWMQDVFVTAMDIHWADHLMAQGVWQDWIGNAIAKTINMPYDVTVEDVKSAYLLAHEIGLKGMTVYRDGSRHKQVLHMTSENATKTFEVTPSKYMTDFITANITNPYILSQVTASLALKVHDEDIKIESAKVEEVSEDRLCPTCKNNLVFVEGCSMCIECGYSGCTSG
- a CDS encoding ribosome biogenesis protein, with the protein product MISLILSESALEMIPSELRHHPSVISHARRLGKDSSDILLDNSWHFAAMKGIENEIKRGRPDLVHFSILEATTIPLYFQNKMRLFVHTVDDKIISFGENVHVPKSYHRFAGVMEKLYREKKITSDNDVLLKIEDKTFSELVDEINPSKIIGFSINGNENTYEKIAADIVDDTCIVFGGFQKGHFSDSVENKITDLYSVGGESFEGHVVIARMLYECEKTIFM
- a CDS encoding riboflavin synthase encodes the protein MFTGIVEGIGKIEKISKDTKNRSAIQMTVNLGKHAKGLKIGQSVALNGVCLTATKLTKSSCIFEMIEETTKKTDLGNLKIGGIVNVERSLKAGERLEGHFVLGHVDGVAVIKKILKKPKEVQVWFEVPKKLSKYVVKKGSIAMDGISLTLVDVKNTLASVSLIPHTIDVTNFHSKKVGDKVNIETDILGKYILK
- a CDS encoding zinc-binding dehydrogenase; the protein is MKAVVYNEYAPDDNYAKILKVQDIDDPKPKSDEVVFEVKSTALNYNDIWGMRGVPVAVPLPHVSGSDAAGDVIAVGEDVKNIKVGDKVVSHSNMSCRVCKACTDGREFDCIKRTIWGFQTGPTWGAFQEVTHLPEVNVSKIPEGVSYDEAAAASMTILTSWHMLVGRAKITPGQTVLIMGGGSGVGSFGIQIAKLYNCDVIATASPDKLDKCLELGADYAVDHRKDDWSKEVYKISKEIAKRKGEAPGIDLSFDHIGETHWNQQLQLLKYGATLVSCGATTGYNAKTDLRHVFFKGTNILGSTQGTKAELDQALYWMGQGKIKAAIDSTYTFEQAAEAHTKMLNGKGMFGKILMKPEGV
- a CDS encoding helix-turn-helix domain-containing protein; protein product: MKLSKEDLSLDSDLDSDLDSDLDSDLDSDLDSDLDSDLDLDSDSEPERGGIMRSTSKRVRMIFSVMASPNRIDILRILNSKGPLTYSELKSLAGFKSKKESGKFAYHLRKLLRQSLVALNKSERRYTITNLGKLVLSLARQIEERSIIESGKMYVRTTSESIEEFNSHKIIQSLVSEGSLPLELAQKITEEVENRIYKYQTTYLTGSLIREMVNSVLLEHGHEEYRNKLARLGLPVHDVKEMISNLDKVDNGADGLLFNTGQRVFAEHLLTNVLPKDVADSHLSGDLHITNPGIWSMIPDTIFVNVKELIEDGIDLGGKYLDVSRIPASKQLEDITSSLSVVIALLSKEASQEIVVDGLVSLFTKHSKSLPELEQKLTNAFATASTTSKYNKTSTGVSIRLQLGSDAKIINSIINAYKNYTKITPIPKIGLIIDADKGKVSDVSQTLSEIILIGGKVMFAKGQTSSYGITNGSTKTSSPLSIALQSVSINLPRLAFESNKDETYFRARLALLLKPALASMTQRKKEISDLTRRGLNPILAKNTQYMQRSSVSLVVNLVGLKEAVFNILGFQDNKAGRDILHKVIETAVDVGAKKGKELGDTVAISMTETEGSTRFATLDGAKYGKNSSLNLMDADFYSQGMIINASEISDYTLKSESISECNKLSKLLNGGLLVTLDIDKHAKVEEIKKSIEKASELVPSFKPVRNIAICGECGFKDEPFDDKCPKCKSPYIV
- a CDS encoding 30S ribosomal protein S19e, whose protein sequence is MAKVYDVPADVLITRLADVLRSEDIPAPSWIPFVKTGAHADKPPQDREWWQTRCASIMRKIYLNGPIGVNALRNDYGGGKPSGYGAAHHKDAGGAIIRNAIQGLEKLGYLEKVEKKGRIISKQGMQKLDRLSTEILKELIVENHLLKIYS
- a CDS encoding CoA ester lyase — protein: MTQLFRSLIFVPGNNSRFLEKAKNLNADIVCFDLEDSVPDDEKVNARKLIKLALKSRKSYKSSIFVRTNSPVSGKISLDLKEIVQKGIDGIVVPKVNNIKEMKKIENALFKLENTRKLKPIQIIPSIESSEGVVNTFDIASFGKRISAVVFGVFDLLNDLGVEYTKDSEGSKYSRRKIPVDAHAAGVAAIDAIWQDLKDAKGLEKDCKTGKSLGYSGKSVIHPDQISVVHKLFHPNKNEILWAEKVCEIYPGFTKKGKGATTIDGKMIDEVHYKQAKALLELVK
- the ribB gene encoding 3,4-dihydroxy-2-butanone-4-phosphate synthase; this translates as MSLESALESLKHGEFVLLFDSAGRENEIDMVVAAEFVTPEHIARMRQYAGGLLCVALDHNLATSLELQYMHEILSNSSISNKEMIMGLAPYGDYPTFSLSVNHYQTYTGVTDKDRALTISEMAKIFNVENKQKKFASSFKTPGHVPLLIASKDLLAARQGHTEMSVYLAQVAGLTPVTAICEMMDAETYSALSVDKAEKFGKQNGMPLIDGKELLEYAKVN